Proteins encoded together in one Deinococcus hopiensis KR-140 window:
- a CDS encoding methylenetetrahydrofolate reductase encodes MTRVSIELVPRSRSGLRAELEAVGRHLPGVDTVNVVDLTRYSTRSWHGCALARPHHRAIPHIRAVDLNPAEPLPMVEVLEASGIDEVLIITGDAPADMSAKVYDVDAIRAIRRFRREAPHIKVYAGLDPYRQSFARERDYLERKLEAGAVGFFTQPFFDLRLMDAYADLIPEHAEMWWGATTVLTPSSLNYWRARNHAVFPRSFEPTLEWNRTFAAQTLAFARERSHHAYFMPVKADAREYLEGIV; translated from the coding sequence ATGACCCGCGTTTCCATTGAGCTCGTCCCCCGCAGCCGCTCAGGCCTGCGCGCCGAATTGGAGGCAGTGGGGCGGCACCTGCCGGGTGTGGATACCGTCAACGTGGTGGACCTGACGCGCTACTCGACGCGCTCCTGGCACGGCTGCGCGCTGGCTCGCCCCCACCACCGCGCGATTCCCCACATACGTGCCGTCGATCTCAATCCCGCTGAGCCTCTGCCCATGGTGGAGGTGCTGGAAGCGTCTGGCATTGATGAGGTGCTGATAATCACCGGAGACGCCCCCGCGGACATGAGCGCCAAGGTGTACGACGTAGACGCTATCCGGGCCATCCGCCGGTTTCGCCGGGAAGCGCCGCACATCAAGGTATACGCGGGCCTGGACCCCTACCGCCAGAGCTTTGCCCGCGAACGCGATTACCTGGAGCGCAAACTGGAGGCCGGAGCAGTGGGCTTTTTCACCCAGCCCTTCTTCGACCTCCGTCTGATGGACGCCTACGCCGACCTGATCCCGGAACATGCCGAGATGTGGTGGGGCGCAACCACGGTCCTCACACCCAGTTCGCTGAATTACTGGCGTGCCAGGAACCACGCGGTCTTTCCCCGCTCGTTCGAGCCGACTTTGGAGTGGAACCGTACCTTCGCTGCCCAGACCCTCGCCTTTGCCCGCGAGCGCAGTCACCACGCCTATTTCATGCCCGTGAAGGCCGACGCGAGGGAGTATCTGGAGGGGATCGTTTAG
- a CDS encoding DUF4139 domain-containing protein, producing the protein MKRFLTAAFVLALGTASAADLRIYPSFAEVREPVRASGTTLTVTLPEAAWAGIIPGTLDLDGLAFSSAVQRLEATWLASLEGKAVYLRREGEGAEAVTLVRARDLLVKDAAGRYRTVRFEDLSFDVLPPVNPQSPVQSLTFTLPQAGAGTLSYLTRAVTWSPRYTLKASTGGAQLSALADIRNGTELPYDVKGTELYAGDVDVQGSPQPVPMPLVRAEAADAAGFATSAPKINSLGELRGLYRYALSTPFTLPANAVVTLPFITPKLTSFERYAGLNTYFTPQNASGTMSRFYRFKAGERLPGGPLTVREEGRIVGQTNVSETAKGAEVEFSLGNDPDVRYSRTAQLVGSEKDSKGNVVKTTYKVTYTFESSKDRPVRAEVTETVGGRRIVIDAAPARQNQAQAELRVDVPAGGKASKGFTVVVDNS; encoded by the coding sequence ATGAAGAGATTTCTGACGGCAGCGTTCGTCCTGGCCCTCGGCACGGCTTCGGCGGCGGACTTGCGGATTTACCCCAGCTTCGCCGAGGTGCGCGAGCCGGTGCGGGCGAGCGGCACTACCCTCACCGTGACTTTGCCGGAAGCCGCATGGGCGGGTATTATTCCGGGCACACTGGATCTGGATGGGCTGGCCTTTTCCAGCGCGGTGCAGCGGCTGGAAGCCACCTGGCTCGCCTCGCTGGAGGGCAAGGCGGTGTACCTGAGGCGCGAGGGCGAAGGGGCCGAAGCGGTGACGCTGGTGCGGGCACGTGATCTGCTCGTCAAAGACGCTGCCGGGCGCTACCGCACCGTACGCTTTGAGGACCTCAGCTTCGATGTGCTGCCGCCCGTCAATCCGCAGTCGCCGGTGCAGAGCCTCACCTTCACGCTGCCGCAGGCGGGCGCGGGCACCCTGTCGTACCTCACCCGCGCCGTTACGTGGTCCCCGCGCTACACGCTGAAGGCCAGTACGGGAGGGGCGCAGCTCTCGGCCCTGGCGGATATCCGCAACGGCACCGAGCTGCCCTACGACGTGAAGGGCACAGAATTGTACGCGGGGGATGTGGACGTGCAGGGTTCGCCGCAGCCTGTCCCCATGCCGCTGGTGCGGGCGGAAGCTGCAGACGCGGCGGGTTTCGCCACTTCAGCCCCCAAAATCAACTCCCTGGGCGAGCTGCGCGGCCTCTACCGTTACGCCCTCTCCACGCCGTTTACCCTGCCCGCCAACGCGGTGGTTACGCTGCCCTTCATCACGCCCAAGCTGACCTCCTTCGAGCGGTACGCGGGCCTCAACACCTATTTCACGCCCCAGAACGCGTCGGGCACCATGAGCCGCTTCTACCGCTTCAAGGCCGGCGAGCGCCTGCCCGGCGGTCCCCTGACGGTGCGCGAGGAAGGCCGCATCGTGGGCCAGACGAACGTCTCCGAGACGGCCAAGGGCGCGGAGGTCGAGTTCTCCCTGGGCAACGATCCCGACGTGCGCTACAGCCGCACCGCGCAACTTGTGGGCAGCGAGAAGGACAGCAAGGGCAACGTGGTCAAGACGACGTACAAGGTCACCTACACGTTCGAGAGCAGCAAGGACCGCCCTGTCCGGGCCGAAGTGACGGAAACGGTGGGGGGCCGACGCATCGTCATCGATGCGGCTCCTGCCCGTCAGAACCAGGCCCAGGCCGAACTGCGGGTGGATGTGCCCGCAGGCGGCAAGGCGAGCAAGGGCTTCACGGTGGTGGTGGACAACAGCTAG
- a CDS encoding ABC transporter ATP-binding protein: MTAVTRTAAAPGRMTAPMGETLLDVQNLEKFFPIRGGLLSRVVGNVKAVNDVSFKLAKGEVVGLVGESGSGKTTAGRAILRLIEPTGGQVIFNGTDITKLSKGQMRDYRREMQIIFQDPFASLNPRMTVSDIIGEAMQIHNLHPGKARVERIAELLEKVGLRPEHMRRYPHEFSGGQRQRIGIARALAVDPSFIVADEPVSALDVSIQAQVVNLLQDLQEELGLTVLFIAHDLAVVEYICDRIIVMYLGRVMEIAPSRELNNNPKHPYTEALLSAAPIPDPTVKRQRIILEGDIPSPINPPSGCVFRTRCRYAVDDCARIVPELREVAPGHFKACIRDDIL; encoded by the coding sequence ATGACGGCAGTGACGAGAACGGCAGCCGCTCCGGGGCGCATGACCGCCCCGATGGGCGAGACGCTGCTGGACGTACAAAACCTGGAGAAGTTCTTCCCTATCCGGGGCGGACTGCTGTCCAGGGTGGTGGGCAATGTGAAGGCCGTCAACGACGTGTCCTTCAAACTCGCCAAGGGCGAAGTGGTGGGCCTGGTGGGTGAATCCGGCTCGGGCAAGACCACGGCCGGGCGCGCCATCCTGCGCCTGATCGAGCCCACGGGGGGGCAGGTGATCTTCAACGGCACCGACATCACCAAGCTCTCCAAGGGCCAGATGCGCGACTACCGCCGGGAGATGCAGATCATCTTCCAGGACCCCTTCGCTTCGCTCAACCCGCGCATGACGGTCAGCGACATCATCGGCGAGGCCATGCAGATTCATAATCTGCACCCCGGTAAGGCGCGCGTGGAGCGCATCGCCGAGCTGCTGGAAAAGGTGGGTCTGCGCCCCGAGCACATGCGCCGCTACCCGCACGAGTTTTCTGGGGGGCAGCGTCAGCGCATCGGCATTGCGCGCGCGCTGGCGGTGGATCCCTCCTTTATTGTGGCCGACGAGCCGGTCTCGGCGCTGGACGTGTCCATTCAGGCGCAGGTGGTGAACCTGCTGCAGGACCTGCAGGAAGAACTGGGCCTGACGGTGCTGTTCATCGCGCACGACCTCGCGGTGGTGGAGTACATCTGCGACCGCATCATCGTGATGTATCTGGGCCGCGTGATGGAAATCGCGCCCAGCCGCGAGCTGAACAACAACCCCAAGCACCCCTACACCGAAGCGCTGCTTTCGGCCGCGCCCATTCCCGATCCTACGGTCAAGCGCCAGCGCATCATTCTGGAAGGCGACATTCCCAGCCCGATCAATCCGCCCAGTGGCTGCGTCTTCCGCACCCGCTGCCGATATGCCGTGGACGACTGCGCCCGTATTGTGCCCGAGTTGCGCGAGGTCGCGCCGGGGCACTTCAAGGCGTGCATCCGGGACGACATTCTTTAG
- a CDS encoding ABC transporter ATP-binding protein: MTHQGEVLLAVNGLKTYFNTDDGVVKSVDGVTFHLNKGETLAVVGESGSGKSVTSLSIMRLIPMPPGQIVDGEVLFTGKDGKQKNLVTLPEAEMRRIRGNDISMIFQEPMTSLNPVYTVGDQIAEAVMLHQGKNKKDAMGVATEMLRLVGIPAPEKRVHEYPHQMSGGMRQRVMIAMALSCNPALLIADEPTTALDVTIQAQILDLMRKLQREIGMSILFITHNLGVVAEMADRVVVMYGGRVVEEGDVVEIFKAPRHPYTMGLLNSIPRPGEHVREPGQPKQRLEAIPGNVPNPLNLPQGCSFEPRCKFAVEACREAVPPLFDTGGGHTARCIRWQEFEMAQHEVTA, from the coding sequence ATGACCCATCAGGGTGAGGTACTGCTCGCCGTCAACGGGTTGAAGACCTACTTCAACACCGACGACGGCGTGGTAAAAAGCGTGGACGGCGTGACCTTCCACCTCAACAAGGGCGAAACGCTCGCCGTGGTGGGCGAATCCGGCTCAGGCAAGAGCGTGACCAGCCTCAGCATCATGCGCCTGATTCCCATGCCGCCTGGCCAGATCGTGGACGGTGAGGTCCTGTTCACCGGCAAGGACGGCAAGCAGAAGAACCTGGTGACCCTGCCGGAAGCCGAGATGCGCCGCATTCGCGGCAACGATATCTCGATGATCTTCCAGGAGCCCATGACCAGCCTGAACCCGGTGTATACGGTCGGCGACCAGATCGCCGAGGCCGTCATGCTCCACCAGGGCAAGAACAAAAAGGACGCCATGGGTGTGGCGACCGAGATGCTGCGCCTCGTCGGCATCCCCGCGCCCGAAAAGCGTGTTCACGAGTACCCGCACCAGATGTCGGGCGGCATGCGCCAGCGCGTCATGATCGCCATGGCCCTCTCGTGTAACCCGGCCCTCTTGATTGCCGACGAGCCCACCACAGCGCTTGACGTGACCATCCAGGCCCAGATTCTGGACCTGATGCGCAAACTCCAGCGCGAGATCGGTATGAGCATCCTCTTTATTACCCACAACCTCGGTGTGGTGGCCGAGATGGCGGACCGCGTGGTCGTGATGTACGGCGGGCGCGTGGTGGAGGAGGGCGACGTGGTGGAGATTTTCAAGGCGCCCCGCCACCCCTACACCATGGGGCTGCTCAACTCTATTCCCCGCCCCGGCGAGCACGTCCGCGAGCCCGGGCAACCCAAGCAGCGTCTGGAGGCCATTCCCGGCAACGTGCCCAACCCGCTGAACCTGCCGCAGGGCTGCTCCTTTGAGCCCCGGTGTAAGTTCGCGGTCGAGGCGTGCCGCGAGGCCGTGCCCCCGCTGTTTGATACGGGCGGCGGCCATACGGCGCGTTGTATCCGCTGGCAGGAGTTCGAGATGGCCCAGCACGAGGTGACCGCATGA